The window CGCCCAAGATACTGCGCACGCTTGAGGCTAAAATGAAAAAAGAGGACGGTTCTGCGTCAAATTCGAAAAACAATTCCCGCGTGTTAAAGTCGGTTTGGCAAATTAAACCGACAAGATCGATTCTGAATGAAGGCGGCGAGAAAAGGAGGCGATTCTACGCCGCAGATCAAAACCATAAATACGCATAGGCGGGAGATAAAGAAGGCGGCGGCGCGGATCGATTTTGCGCGCAAACCCGCAAGAGTACGCGCAGTGTTATCTCACAGTAGAATTTTACGGATTTGATCTCGCGCATAAAGGGCGAGATCAAGCCTAAATGCCCGCGCAAGGACAAATTTTACGCAAAACGAGCCTTGCGCGAGCGCTAAATCGCGGCTTTTAGCGCTTCAAATTTCGCGTCTTGCTCGGCTAGAAGCTGTCCTTTCTCGTCGCGCGAGACGTAAATTTTAAAGATATTCTCGCCCGCCTTGTCGTAAAAGCCCACGAATTTCGAGAGCATCCCCATGAAAGTCTGCGTCACGAGGATAATCTTATCGATCTCATCCGTCTTTAGATGACCTCCCAAAATGCCCAGCCCATGCGCCTCATCGCCGTTTGCGCCCATGCCGAAATTATAATATCCCTGCGCGCTCTTGCCGCTTGGGATCTTGGTTTTAAACTCGATGATGAAGCTCGGCGTATTTTTTACGAAAAGCACCTCGCCCCAGCTCTCAAGCTCCCTAATGACCTCGCCGAATTTATCGCCGCCGGCGCTCTTGCCGAAGCGCTCGGGCAGGTTTAGCAGCACGTCGATCTCCTTGGCGCCGAGCTCCTTGCAGATCTGCGCGATCGAAATTTTAGGGTTTTGCGCGAACAGCGCCTCGATTCTCTCTTTCATTTTCATCCTTTCTAAAATAAAATTTTGAGCGCCATTATAATATAAAAATTCTAAGTTACAGATAACGGCAATCAATTAGAGCGAATTTTCGAAGCTTATTTTAAGAAAAATTTAGCGCTGCAAAGTGCTTATGTGTAGAATTTTAAACGATAATACAAAGAATTTTATCTGCACGGAATTTTAGAATTCTAAAATTCCGCAAAGTTTAGAGCTGTATCATAGCGGATCGTATCCGAAGCGATTGGACCCGCTATCGCCGCGCTGCACGAAAAATACAAGCAGCACTATCCAACCCACAAATGATACCAAAAGCCCGATATCGCCGAAAAAAGCACCCACGATCGGCGTTAAAATAAGCAGAAAAAACCAGCCGCTTCTATCAGTATCATGTAGTCGCCTGACTGATACGGCGATGGCTGGCACGAGCATAGCTAGCTGAAAAAGCGCATCTATAATGCCGATTTCTTGATGGACGATTTTGCCGGCTATTATTTGATTGTACCCTATTGTAGTGCCTAAAACGCCATCTATCAAGCTCAAAACAATCCCGCCAAGCACGGTAAATAGAAAAAACCACCAGTACTCCGACCTTGATGCTCGCCCGCTAAATGCGGCGTATTTTTGCTTGACGCAAGTTTGCACGGACTCCATAAAAGTCATTTAAAACTCCTTTTTTAAAATAATATAGGATTATACTAATCGCCCCTTAAATTTAAGTACCTAAAACTCCCGCCTATTCATCTGCCTTACGTGATACGCCAGATTCGCTAGGCCGTAGCCACCTTTTGAGGCAGTAATCTCCCTAGTGCCATAAACCGCCGAAACATTTAAAACTACCGAAGCTAACCACCCTATGGCAAATACTAAAGCGAAAAGCTGCGAGTCAAGCGCTATCAAGACTAGAGTTACTATCTCCGTAGCTGCAATAACATAAAACGCTCTTAGATAGTTCTTCTCTCCGCTGCAATCGTAAAGCTCTTTACTAACTAGCAGCTGATAGATCAGATATACCGCTGTGCATACACAATAAATGCTTATCATAAAAACTGATGGCTTAAACAATTCAAATCCTACAAATATAGTGCTTACTGCGCTTATGGCCGAGGAAACCCCGACTATCACGGCGTTTGATAGTAGATCCGTGCTGCGTATAGCGCGCGCTAAAAAATATAGCCCCACAGCTAGGCATATCATCGATATAAGTCCAACGCCCTCCAACGCACCCACTTTATCTACATTCTTGATATATCTGCCTACCGCATTTAACGCCTCAAGCCCAAACGCTATATAAAGGGTAGTTTTGGCAGTAGATAGATTCTCGCTCTGCTCTTTAGCATCATCCGTATAAACATACAGGATTGCTCCCGCGCCTACGGAGACATTTAGCTTTCGCACCATTTCAGGCAACCTAAAAAAGTCGCTAATAAGCCAGATTAAAAACAAAACATTGGGCACCGAGAAAATAACCATAAAATGAAAAAAGCCCTGTTCTATATCTTTTAGGTCTGATGCTTGCACACCCAAATCCGGACGAGATGAGTTTATAAGCGCTAACAGATCGTTACCTTCTATACTCGTCCACATGACAGTAACCACTACTAAAAAGAGCCAGATGAGAAATGGCAGCCCGCCTAAAAGCTGAAAAATCGCGGAAATTATACGCCCAAGATAAAATCTATGCGCGCCGAAAGGCCCGAGGAACATATAAAACGCGTAGGCTTTATTTAGATCGTAAGCCTTAGCTGAGCTTTGCGTAGAGCTAATTCTATCGGAATTTGAGGAAGCTAAATTTTGCCAAGTGGAATTTTGCTCTGTAAAATTCTGCGAGTTCATAGCATTTTCGGTAGAATTCAAGCCTTTGGCGTTAGAATCTTGCTCGCTAGAGCCTGTCGCAGCAGAATCTCGCAAAATAGAATTTTCTTCATCCAAGCCTTGAGCTGCAAAAGCTAAATTTTGCTCCACAGAATTCTGTGGAGCAAAATTTTGCCTTATGGAAGTGGAATTTTGCTCTATAGAATTCTGAGCCGCAGAATTTTGCTCTATAGTATCATCCGCCGCAAGAGCTTCTTGCGCTAAATCTAAATTC is drawn from Campylobacter sp. and contains these coding sequences:
- a CDS encoding DUF805 domain-containing protein; protein product: MTFMESVQTCVKQKYAAFSGRASRSEYWWFFLFTVLGGIVLSLIDGVLGTTIGYNQIIAGKIVHQEIGIIDALFQLAMLVPAIAVSVRRLHDTDRSGWFFLLILTPIVGAFFGDIGLLVSFVGWIVLLVFFVQRGDSGSNRFGYDPL
- the hutX gene encoding heme utilization cystosolic carrier protein HutX; translation: MKERIEALFAQNPKISIAQICKELGAKEIDVLLNLPERFGKSAGGDKFGEVIRELESWGEVLFVKNTPSFIIEFKTKIPSGKSAQGYYNFGMGANGDEAHGLGILGGHLKTDEIDKIILVTQTFMGMLSKFVGFYDKAGENIFKIYVSRDEKGQLLAEQDAKFEALKAAI
- a CDS encoding NINE protein, whose product is MGEDIWGSSSNPASLASIRRKSGEEKKPLDEKPQEQSENLDLAQEALAADDTIEQNSAAQNSIEQNSTSIRQNFAPQNSVEQNLAFAAQGLDEENSILRDSAATGSSEQDSNAKGLNSTENAMNSQNFTEQNSTWQNLASSNSDRISSTQSSAKAYDLNKAYAFYMFLGPFGAHRFYLGRIISAIFQLLGGLPFLIWLFLVVVTVMWTSIEGNDLLALINSSRPDLGVQASDLKDIEQGFFHFMVIFSVPNVLFLIWLISDFFRLPEMVRKLNVSVGAGAILYVYTDDAKEQSENLSTAKTTLYIAFGLEALNAVGRYIKNVDKVGALEGVGLISMICLAVGLYFLARAIRSTDLLSNAVIVGVSSAISAVSTIFVGFELFKPSVFMISIYCVCTAVYLIYQLLVSKELYDCSGEKNYLRAFYVIAATEIVTLVLIALDSQLFALVFAIGWLASVVLNVSAVYGTREITASKGGYGLANLAYHVRQMNRREF